The following are encoded together in the Candidatus Omnitrophota bacterium genome:
- a CDS encoding adenylyltransferase/cytidyltransferase family protein — translation MGKNIDSKIKTLNELSKILEGFRKKGKRIVHCHGVFDLLHPGHLKHFEAAKEKGDILVVTLTRDEHVNRGPGRPIFNQQLRAESIAAIEAVDFVAINEWPTAVETLKKIKPHFYVKGSDYARKEDDITGKIYEEEAVVKSVGGMLHFTDEITFSSSNIINTFLAPYSEEARDFLNKFKRRYPAKDIIDRFKKIQDIKILVIGDIIIDEYHYCVGMGKSAKDNIIATRFLNEETFAGGALAAANHLAGFSKKVTLLSCIGKKNDYADFIKSHLKKNIKTKFYYNKEAPTVVKRRFVDPNFLNKLFEICYLEDANHLPRELENEICGYLKSQLREFDMVLVADFGHGLITPKVVDVLSKNAPHLAVNVQTNSANLGFNLITKFPRADYICIDEPEIRLACHDKFSNLERLILEISKKLKCEKIIITRGHRGSLIYSKKDGFSEIPVFSKEVVDRIGAGDAYFSLTSPWVLNDNPMQVVGFIGNAAGAMKVLIVGNRSSVELGPLFKYILTLLK, via the coding sequence ATGGGTAAAAATATTGATTCAAAAATTAAAACACTCAATGAACTTAGCAAAATCCTAGAAGGTTTTAGGAAAAAGGGCAAAAGAATAGTTCATTGCCATGGCGTATTTGATCTTCTACATCCAGGACATCTGAAGCATTTCGAAGCGGCAAAGGAAAAGGGGGATATTCTGGTAGTTACGTTAACACGCGATGAACATGTGAATAGGGGTCCGGGCAGGCCCATATTTAATCAGCAATTACGTGCAGAAAGCATTGCAGCTATAGAGGCAGTTGATTTTGTAGCAATAAATGAATGGCCAACAGCAGTCGAGACCTTGAAAAAGATAAAACCGCACTTCTATGTTAAGGGCAGCGATTATGCAAGAAAGGAAGACGATATTACAGGCAAGATCTACGAAGAAGAGGCAGTAGTTAAATCTGTTGGCGGCATGCTTCATTTTACTGATGAAATTACCTTTAGTTCTTCCAATATTATAAATACATTTCTTGCTCCTTATTCGGAAGAGGCAAGAGATTTTCTTAATAAATTTAAGAGGCGGTATCCTGCCAAAGATATAATTGATCGATTCAAGAAAATACAAGATATAAAGATCCTTGTCATAGGAGACATAATCATAGATGAATATCACTACTGTGTGGGTATGGGAAAGTCTGCCAAGGACAACATAATTGCTACTAGATTCTTAAATGAGGAGACATTCGCAGGTGGCGCTTTAGCTGCTGCTAATCACTTAGCAGGGTTTTCTAAGAAGGTAACTTTGCTTAGTTGTATCGGCAAGAAAAATGACTACGCAGATTTTATTAAGAGTCATCTCAAGAAAAATATAAAAACCAAGTTTTATTATAATAAAGAAGCCCCTACGGTAGTTAAACGTAGATTTGTTGACCCTAATTTTTTGAATAAATTATTTGAAATTTGCTACCTAGAAGATGCAAATCATTTGCCGAGAGAATTAGAAAATGAGATATGTGGCTATTTAAAGTCTCAGCTTAGGGAATTTGATATGGTGCTGGTGGCTGATTTTGGCCATGGATTGATTACACCTAAGGTAGTGGATGTGCTTTCTAAGAATGCGCCGCATTTAGCTGTTAATGTCCAGACCAATAGCGCAAACCTCGGTTTTAATCTTATTACGAAATTTCCTAGAGCTGACTATATCTGTATTGATGAACCTGAAATAAGGCTTGCATGTCATGATAAATTTTCTAACTTAGAAAGATTAATTCTTGAAATAAGCAAGAAGCTGAAATGTGAAAAGATAATTATTACGCGAGGCCACAGAGGTTCTTTGATATATTCGAAAAAAGATGGTTTTAGTGAGATTCCGGTTTTCTCTAAAGAGGTGGTAGATAGGATTGGGGCAGGAGATGCCTATTTTTCCCTGACATCACCTTGGGTACTGAATGATAATCCAATGCAAGTCGTAGGTTTTATAGGCAATGCCGCAGGGGCAATGAAGGTTTTGATCGTGGGAAATCGCTCTTCTGTAGAGCTAGGGCCTTTATTTAAATATATATTAACTCTTCTTAAATAA
- a CDS encoding SDR family oxidoreductase, with amino-acid sequence MKMKRCLVTGGAGFIGSHLVDCLLLEGNKVTVIDNFSTGRAENLAHQKKNKNFTLIKEDITKLDKIIEYFKGIDIVFHLGALADIVPSIVNPIKYYDSNVTGTACVAEASRVSKVKKLIYAASSSCYGIAKVLPTKETAKISPQYPYALTKYLGEQIVFHWGKVYKMPVISLRLFNVYGPRSRTSGTYGAVFGVFLAQKLKSMPFTVVGDGEQKRDFIYVSDVVSAFVRAASSKVKTGIFNVGTGNPQSVNKLVSILGGEVVHIPKRPGEPDCTWADIHKISEKLSWQPQVSFQAGVDKILENIDYWKDAPVWTPEKIGETTKEWFKYLSK; translated from the coding sequence ATGAAGATGAAAAGGTGTTTAGTTACAGGTGGGGCAGGTTTTATAGGTAGTCATTTAGTTGACTGCTTGCTTTTAGAGGGCAATAAGGTTACTGTAATTGATAACTTTTCAACTGGTAGGGCTGAGAACTTAGCTCATCAGAAAAAAAATAAGAATTTTACCTTGATTAAAGAGGACATAACAAAACTTGATAAGATAATAGAATATTTTAAAGGAATAGATATAGTATTTCATCTTGGAGCATTAGCTGATATTGTTCCTTCAATAGTTAATCCCATAAAATACTATGATTCAAATGTTACAGGTACAGCCTGTGTGGCTGAGGCCTCTAGAGTTTCTAAAGTTAAAAAGTTGATTTATGCCGCATCTTCTTCTTGTTACGGTATAGCCAAGGTTTTGCCTACTAAAGAGACAGCTAAGATTAGTCCCCAATATCCTTATGCATTAACAAAATATTTAGGAGAACAAATAGTTTTTCATTGGGGTAAAGTATATAAGATGCCGGTTATATCATTAAGATTATTTAATGTCTACGGTCCGCGTTCAAGGACATCCGGTACCTACGGAGCTGTTTTTGGAGTATTTTTAGCACAAAAGTTAAAGTCTATGCCTTTTACAGTAGTTGGTGACGGTGAGCAAAAAAGAGATTTTATCTATGTCTCTGATGTTGTAAGTGCCTTTGTTAGGGCTGCAAGCTCTAAGGTAAAAACAGGAATTTTCAATGTAGGCACAGGCAATCCACAGAGCGTAAATAAGCTGGTTTCCATTTTAGGCGGGGAGGTTGTACATATCCCTAAAAGGCCGGGTGAGCCTGATTGCACGTGGGCGGATATACATAAGATTAGCGAGAAACTTTCCTGGCAACCTCAAGTTTCATTTCAAGCGGGAGTCGATAAGATTTTAGAAAACATAGATTACTGGAAGGATGCTCCGGTATGGACTCCGGAGAAGATAGGAGAGACCACGAAAGAGTGGTTTAAGTATCTCTCTAAATAA
- a CDS encoding radical SAM protein — protein MDEYRIESQKLIYHPQRVSDWLLGKDIYPIYMEITPYGGCNHRCIFCGLDYLGYKACRLDTKILKGFIKDIAARGVKSIMFAGEGEPLLNKDLASLVKYAKKNGLDVAITTNGVLLTKHISGQILSSLSWLRISLNAGSAKTYSLIHRTKQNDFNKVINNIKEAVRLKKKMGYACTIGVQFLLLNENYNEVEKVAKILRDIGADYLIIKPYSQHPLSINRLKSKLDYKRLLSLEESLKKYKREDFRIIFRKHTMSKITQPRPYRKCLGLPFWAYLASNGDLYACSSFLGEERFRYGNINKATFSKIWKGKKRKAIRKMMKSKWNIDECREVCRLDEVNRYLWRLKHPPEHVNFV, from the coding sequence ATGGATGAATATAGAATTGAAAGTCAAAAATTAATCTATCATCCGCAACGCGTTTCTGATTGGCTGCTAGGAAAAGATATCTATCCTATTTATATGGAGATTACGCCTTATGGTGGATGTAATCATCGTTGTATTTTTTGCGGCCTAGACTATTTAGGATATAAGGCATGCCGCCTAGACACCAAAATCCTGAAAGGATTTATAAAAGACATTGCCGCCAGAGGAGTAAAAAGCATAATGTTTGCCGGTGAGGGGGAGCCCTTGCTTAATAAAGACCTAGCCTCCTTAGTAAAATACGCAAAGAAAAATGGTCTAGATGTAGCCATTACTACAAATGGCGTATTGTTAACTAAACATATCTCAGGGCAGATTCTTTCTTCACTTAGCTGGCTGAGGATAAGCCTTAACGCTGGAAGTGCAAAGACCTATTCTTTGATTCACCGCACTAAGCAAAACGATTTTAACAAGGTTATCAATAATATTAAAGAGGCGGTTAGATTAAAAAAGAAAATGGGATACGCCTGCACTATCGGTGTTCAATTTCTGCTTTTAAATGAGAATTATAATGAGGTAGAAAAAGTAGCAAAGATCTTAAGGGACATTGGAGCTGATTACCTTATTATAAAGCCCTATTCGCAACACCCTTTAAGTATTAACCGTCTTAAATCCAAGCTTGATTACAAGAGATTGCTATCCTTAGAAGAGAGCCTGAAGAAATATAAAAGAGAAGATTTTAGAATAATATTTAGAAAACATACTATGTCAAAGATCACGCAACCGAGACCTTACAGGAAATGTTTAGGACTTCCTTTTTGGGCCTATCTTGCTTCAAATGGCGACTTATATGCCTGTAGCAGCTTTTTAGGAGAGGAACGTTTTCGCTATGGCAATATTAACAAAGCAACATTTAGTAAGATATGGAAGGGAAAGAAAAGAAAGGCAATTCGTAAGATGATGAAGAGCAAATGGAATATAGATGAGTGTCGCGAAGTTTGCCGTTTGGATGAAGTAAATAGGTATCTCTGGAGATTAAAACATCCGCCAGAACACGTAAATTTTGTATAA
- a CDS encoding SIS domain-containing protein — protein MHYFKELSDLFSKIEITEKMGKIISFDKAISEITSLITALDKKENKIMLIGNGGSASIASHIATDFLKNAKVRAIVFNDASLLTCLSNDLGYEAVFQKPLEMLSRKGDILFSISSSGKSKNILNATEEVRGRGCFIITLSGFEKGNPLRTLGDINFYVPSSSYGYAEITHLAICHLIVDYFIKNNG, from the coding sequence ATGCACTATTTTAAAGAATTATCAGATCTTTTTTCAAAAATAGAGATAACTGAAAAGATGGGTAAGATTATATCTTTTGATAAGGCAATTTCTGAAATAACCAGTTTAATTACAGCACTAGATAAAAAAGAGAATAAGATTATGCTTATCGGCAATGGCGGAAGCGCATCTATTGCCAGCCATATTGCCACGGATTTCTTGAAAAACGCCAAGGTGAGAGCCATTGTCTTTAATGATGCTAGTTTGCTTACTTGTTTGAGTAATGATTTGGGATACGAGGCAGTATTTCAAAAGCCTCTAGAGATGCTCTCTAGAAAGGGCGATATTTTATTTTCTATAAGTAGCTCTGGAAAATCAAAAAATATTTTAAATGCCACAGAAGAGGTAAGGGGTCGAGGCTGCTTTATAATTACCCTCTCTGGATTTGAAAAAGGTAATCCCTTGAGGACATTAGGGGATATAAATTTTTATGTTCCGTCTTCTTCTTATGGATACGCAGAGATTACCCATCTTGCAATCTGTCATTTAATTGTTGATTATTTTATTAAAAACAATGGATGA
- a CDS encoding transketolase produces MPGLETKFKRIADEARKLILDVACRSGSAHVGSSLSCVDLLVALYFHELKIDLGDWKNRDIFILSKAHAAMALYAVFALKKFISQDTLKRYFQNDGTLPAHLDRFSAKPIEASCGSLGHGFNMAIGMAYGYKLKKDKRRIFTLIGDGESQEGSIWEGALFASKLGVDNLTAILDYNNLQGYGRPTEICYFEPIIEKWEAFGWQTHKVDGHNFTQIFKALKEPSKGRPKIIIAQTVKGKGVPFMENENKWHYFIVTDDLKREALKNLCPKAK; encoded by the coding sequence ATGCCAGGACTAGAAACTAAATTTAAAAGAATCGCAGATGAAGCAAGAAAATTGATTCTAGATGTTGCCTGTAGATCAGGAAGCGCACATGTAGGATCATCTTTATCGTGCGTGGATTTACTAGTAGCTCTTTATTTCCATGAACTTAAAATAGATCTAGGGGATTGGAAAAACAGAGATATATTCATACTTAGTAAAGCGCATGCAGCTATGGCGCTTTATGCTGTTTTTGCTTTAAAGAAGTTTATTAGCCAGGATACCTTAAAGAGATATTTTCAAAATGATGGAACATTACCTGCTCATCTTGATAGATTCAGCGCAAAGCCGATTGAGGCATCCTGTGGTTCTTTAGGGCATGGGTTTAATATGGCAATCGGAATGGCCTACGGCTATAAACTCAAAAAAGATAAGAGAAGAATTTTTACTTTGATTGGTGACGGAGAATCACAAGAGGGTTCTATCTGGGAAGGTGCCTTATTTGCTTCAAAATTAGGAGTAGATAATCTTACTGCAATCCTAGATTATAACAATCTTCAAGGTTACGGCCGGCCAACAGAGATATGCTATTTTGAGCCTATTATTGAAAAATGGGAGGCGTTTGGATGGCAGACACATAAAGTTGATGGGCATAATTTTACGCAGATTTTTAAAGCCCTAAAAGAGCCTTCTAAAGGAAGGCCTAAAATAATAATAGCTCAGACAGTGAAAGGCAAAGGCGTTCCCTTCATGGAAAATGAGAATAAATGGCAT